A stretch of Castanea sativa cultivar Marrone di Chiusa Pesio chromosome 2, ASM4071231v1 DNA encodes these proteins:
- the LOC142624929 gene encoding uncharacterized protein LOC142624929 codes for MRQLMDRIDKYKRVEEDQMQSKGKMKGYLERKDLRDKGHTTEKCRTLRDHLNQLIRARKINHLLAKPNGNQEQLDTRKFWGQAPQPSLGTINVILTQPRGDFGKPSRVMTVQNKCGNEDMEENHQTNKRLRSSVTLTLGFSDKDKEGTFQPHDDALVVTVRIEGYDVKRVLVDDGSGAEIMYPDLFNGLKLKEENLEKYDHPLVGFDGNQVIPRGMIRLPVQVEGSEVQVNFIVVMAYSPYTAILARPWLHAMEAVSSTLHVMVKYPTGGSVGVLHGSQTVARQCLMSATIRTGRGSLEGEVPETS; via the exons ATGCGTCAGCTTATGGACcggatagataaatataaacggGTAGAAGAGGATCAGATGCAAAGCAAAGGCAAGATGAAAGGGTATCTAGAGAGGAAGGATCTTCGG GATAAAGGACATACCACGGAGAAGTGCCGGACGTTGCGTGACCATTTAAATCAATTGATTAGGGCCAGGAAGATCAATCACTTATTGGCAAAGCCGAATGGGAATCAGGAACAACTAGATACTCGGAAATTTTGGGGTCAGGCCCCTCAACCATCTTTAGGCACTATTAACGTCATCTTGACCCAGCCGAGAGGAGACTTTGGGAAACCTTCTCGGGTCATGACCGTTCAAAACAAGTGTGGGAATGAGGACATGGAAGAGAatcatcaaacaaataaaagactCAGATCCTCGGTGACGCTTACTTTGGGTTTTTCTGATAAGGATAAAGAGGGAACGTTTCAACCCCACGATGATGCCTTGGTCGTCACAGTTCGTATCGAGGGGTATGATGTGAAAcgagtcttggtggatgatggaagtggtgccgAGATTATGTATCCAGACCTATTCAATGGATTAAAGTTGAAAGAGGAGAACTTGGAAAAATACGACCATCCCTTGGTCGGTTTTGATGGAAACCAGGTGATCCCACGAGGAATGATTAGGCTGCCCGTGCAGGTGGAGGGTTCCGAAGTACAGGTaaacttcatagttgttatggcatattctccatacacggccattttGGCTAGACCGTGGTTGCATGCAATGGAGGCAGTTTCATCAACTTTACATGTGATGGTGAAGTACCCTACAGGGGGAAGCGTGGGAGTGTTACATGGCAGTCAAACGGTGGCTAGGCAATGTCTAATGTCTGCCACTATTCGCACAGGCCGAGGTTCGTTGGAAGGGGAAGTTCCTGAgacatcatag
- the LOC142624928 gene encoding galactinol synthase 2-like, protein MAPEATTKTVSVPKRAYVTFLAGNGDYVKGVVGLAKGLRKAKSAYPLVVAILPDVPEEHRHILESQDCIVREIVPLSPPENYAHQFAMAYYVINYSKLRIWEFVEYDKMIYLDGDIQVFDNIDHLFDLPDGHFYAVMDCFCENTWINSTQHNIGYCQQCPERVQWPVEMGSPPPLYFNAGMFVYEPKLSTYHDLLETVKVTPPTLFAEQDFLNMYFKDIYKPIPPIYNFVLAMLWRHPENFNFNEIKVAHYCAAGSKPWRYTGKEENMQREDIKILIKKWWDIYEDESLDYKNVIGVPKAQPVFEALQLEEIDVVDNRDAPSAA, encoded by the exons ATGGCACCAGAAGCAACAACCAAAACTGTGAGTGTCCCTAAGAGAGCCTATGTGACCTTCTTGGCTGGCAATGGTGACTATGTGAAGGGAGTGGTTGGTTTGGCTAAGGGTCTGAGAAAGGCTAAGTCAGCCTATCCTCTTGTGGTGGCCATTTTGCCTGATGTGCCTGAGGAGCACCGTCACATACTTGAATCTCAAGACTGTATAGTCCGTGAGATTGTGCCTTTGAGTCCTCCGGAGAATTATGCTCATCAATTTGCTATGGCATACTATGTCATCAACTATTCTAAACTTCGTATTTGGGAG TTTGTGGAGTATGACAAGATGATCTACTTGGATGGTGACATACAAGTGTTTGACAACATTGATCACCTGTTTGACTTGCCGGATGGGCACTTTTATGCTGTGATGGACTGCTTTTGTGAGAATACATGGATCAATTCTACTCAACACAACATTGGCTATTGCCAGCAGTGTCCAGAAAGGGTTCAGTGGCCAGTTGAGATGGGCTCTCCTCCTCCCCTTTACTTCAATGCAGGCATGTTTGTTTATGAGCCTAAGCTTTCAACTTACCATGATCTCTTGGAGACTGTCAAAGTCACTCCTCCGACTTTATTTGCTGAGCAG GACTTCCTTAACATGTACTTTAAGGATATATATAAGCCCATTCCCCCCATATACAACTTTGTTTTAGCCATGCTTTGGCGTCACCCCGAAAATTTCAACTTTAATGAAATAAAAGTTGCTCACTATTGTGCTGCG GGTTCAAAGCCTTGGAGGTACacaggaaaagaagaaaacatgCAAAGAGAAGACATCAAGATACTGATTAAGAAATGGTGGGACATTTATGAGGATGAGTCTTTGGATTACAAGAATGTCATCGGTGTTCCAAAAGCTCAACCAGTCTTTGAGGCCCTACAGCTAGAGGAGATTGATGTGGTTGATAACAGGGATGCTCCATCGGCTGCTTGA
- the LOC142624927 gene encoding galactinol synthase 2-like, giving the protein MAPEATTKTVSVPKRAYVTFLAGNGDYVKGVVGLAKGLRKAKSAYPLVVAILPDVPEEHRRILESQDCIVREIVPLSPPENYAHQFAMAYYVINYSKLRIWEFVEYDKMIYLDGDIQVFDNIDHLFDLPDGHFYAVMDCFCENTWINSPQHNIGYCQQCPERVQWPVEMGSPPPLYFNAGMFVYEPKLSTYHDLLETVKVTPPTLFAEQDFLNMYFKDIYKPIPPIYNFVLAMLWRHPENFNFDEIKVAHYCAAGSKPWRYTGKEENMQREDIKILIKKWWDIYEDESLDYKNVVAISKAQPVFEALQLEDVDVVDNRDAPSAA; this is encoded by the exons ATGGCACCAGAAGCAACAACCAAAACTGTGAGTGTCCCTAAGAGAGCCTATGTGACCTTCTTGGCTGGCAATGGTGACTATGTGAAGGGAGTGGTTGGTTTGGCTAAGGGTCTGAGAAAGGCCAAGTCAGCCTATCCTCTTGTGGTGGCCATTTTGCCTGATGTGCCTGAGGAGCACCGTCGCATCCTTGAATCTCAAGACTGTATTGTCCGTGAAATTGTGCCTTTGAGCCCTCCAGAGAATTATGCTCATCAATTTGCTATGGCATACTATGTCATCAACTATTCTAAACTTCGTATTTGGGAG TTTGTGGAGTATGACAAGATGATCTACTTGGATGGTGACATACAAGTTTTTGACAATATTGATCACCTATTTGACTTGCCGGATGGGCACTTTTATGCTGTGATGGACTGCTTTTGTGAGAATACATGGATCAATTCTCCTCAACACAACATTGGCTATTGCCAGCAGTGTCCAGAAAGGGTTCAGTGGCCAGTTGAGATGGGCTCTCCTCCTCCCCTTTACTTCAATGCAGGCATGTTTGTTTATGAGCCTAAGCTTTCAACTTACCATGATCTCTTGGAGACTGTCAAAGTCACTCCTCCGACTTTATTTGCTGAGCAG GACTTCCTTAACATGTACTTTAAGGATATATATAAGCCCATCCCTCCCATATACAACTTTGTTTTAGCCATGCTTTGGCGTCACCCCGAAAATTTCAACTTTGATGAAATAAAGGTTGCTCACTATTGTGCTGCG GGTTCAAAGCCTTGGAGGTACacaggaaaagaagaaaacatgCAAAGAGAAGACATCAAGATACTGATTAAGAAATGGTGGGACATTTATGAGGATGAGTCTTTGGATTACAAGAATGTCGTTGCCATTTCAAAAGCTCAACCTGTCTTTGAGGCCCTACAGCTAGAGGACGTTGATGTGGTTGATAACAGGGATGCTCCATCGGCTGCTTGA